A genomic segment from bacterium encodes:
- a CDS encoding DUF3570 domain-containing protein has protein sequence MRIKPIKHALASLTAVVLGSTALTTHAQNRSESSILFYSEKDRIKATEAMFNLTRQLKNQFTLNLNLTYDGLTGASPTGGSPSKYPMTITRSSGGGRVVTAAGEIPIDKSFQDTRFSGDMALSRRFWERTTFTVGLHLSSEHDYKSTGFSGAVSQEFDGGKTALSLSGSIARDNVSMLGGMPEPFTDITAEDEDDGERRLGRDGRRKTTYDLVAGVTRILGKRTMLRFNYSLSDASGYLTDPYKIISVVQPVDSADPGEPVQNLHEKRPDRRTGNALFGQLRHSISLGVLDASYRYFWDDWGVVSHTTTFSLRHDFGKSGAVKPSIRWYQQSRADFSRPFLVQGVPLPQYASADSRLAKFSGLTYGLGYDLPISLASTLQLSLEWYSQSGDPSPPEAFGPLQEFDLFPDLKAFMLRIGYAKDF, from the coding sequence ATGCGCATCAAACCGATCAAACATGCGCTGGCGTCGCTCACCGCTGTGGTACTTGGTTCGACCGCGCTCACCACGCACGCCCAAAATCGCTCGGAAAGCTCCATCCTCTTCTATAGTGAAAAGGATCGGATCAAGGCGACCGAGGCGATGTTCAACCTGACCAGGCAGCTTAAGAATCAGTTTACTCTGAATCTGAATCTGACCTATGATGGTCTGACCGGAGCTTCGCCGACCGGCGGTTCTCCCTCAAAGTATCCGATGACCATTACCCGGTCATCGGGCGGCGGCCGCGTGGTGACTGCCGCAGGAGAGATCCCGATCGACAAGAGCTTCCAGGATACTCGCTTTTCCGGCGACATGGCGCTTTCGCGCAGATTCTGGGAGCGCACCACTTTTACCGTGGGATTGCACCTCTCCAGCGAACATGACTACAAGTCGACCGGTTTCAGCGGCGCCGTCTCTCAGGAATTCGATGGCGGCAAAACTGCCCTCAGCCTCTCCGGTTCGATCGCTCGGGACAATGTCTCCATGCTTGGTGGCATGCCGGAGCCGTTTACCGATATCACGGCAGAGGATGAAGATGATGGCGAGCGACGACTCGGACGAGATGGCCGTCGCAAGACCACCTATGACCTGGTCGCAGGGGTCACTCGCATTCTTGGCAAACGGACCATGCTCCGTTTTAACTATTCGCTATCGGATGCCTCCGGCTACCTGACCGATCCTTACAAGATCATCAGTGTGGTACAGCCAGTTGACTCCGCCGATCCGGGCGAACCAGTGCAGAACCTGCATGAAAAGCGTCCCGACCGAAGAACCGGCAACGCGCTCTTTGGTCAGCTACGCCACTCGATCTCTTTGGGAGTTCTCGATGCTTCCTATCGATACTTCTGGGATGATTGGGGAGTTGTTTCGCATACTACTACTTTTTCCCTGCGCCACGACTTTGGAAAATCCGGCGCGGTGAAACCGTCGATCCGATGGTACCAGCAGTCTCGTGCGGATTTCTCCCGCCCATTCCTGGTTCAGGGAGTGCCGTTACCGCAGTATGCTTCGGCCGACAGCCGTCTGGCCAAATTCTCAGGATTAACCTACGGACTTGGCTACGACCTGCCGATCTCGCTCGCCTCTACCCTGCAACTGTCGTTGGAGTGGTACTCGCAGAGCGGAGACCCAAGCCCGCCGGAAGCGTTCGGACCGCTGCAGGAGTTTGATCTCTTTCCCGACCTGAAAGCGTTTATGCTCCGCATCGGTTATGCCAAAGACTTTTGA
- the carA gene encoding glutamine-hydrolyzing carbamoyl-phosphate synthase small subunit: MLRETYNAKLVLEDGRLFPGNRFGARTDAIGEVVFNTAMSGYQEILTDPSYSGQMVVMTAPQIGNYGIAQDDAESRQLFLSSLIIKELSRVASNWRSIQTLDDHLAANNIPGIEGLDTRALVRHLRTFGAMRGVIANITDEDRDLIARARAHPSMAGVDLASTVTLGRRYQWDSQELLLNGHWHQQDLFSNSIQSSLHVVVYDYGVKYNILRCLTRLGCKVTVVPASTSANDILDIKPDGLLLSNGPGDPDPLTYATDNIKAMLGRLPIAGICLGHQLLALAAGGKTYKLKFGHRGSNHPVIDHRTGKVQITAHNHGFSVDADSLRDRTVDITHINLNDLTVEGLSLRDVPAIAVQYHPEASPGPHDAFPFFDSFIALMKQWQEPHSHA; this comes from the coding sequence ATGCTGCGCGAAACCTACAACGCCAAGCTGGTTTTAGAGGATGGCCGCCTCTTTCCCGGCAATCGCTTTGGCGCTCGAACCGATGCCATCGGCGAGGTCGTTTTTAATACCGCCATGTCCGGCTATCAGGAAATTCTCACCGACCCGTCTTATTCCGGCCAGATGGTGGTGATGACCGCCCCGCAGATCGGTAATTACGGGATCGCTCAGGATGATGCCGAATCCCGCCAGCTTTTCCTCTCTTCCCTGATCATCAAAGAACTGAGCCGCGTTGCCAGCAACTGGCGGTCGATCCAAACACTCGACGACCATCTGGCGGCTAACAATATCCCGGGGATAGAGGGGCTGGATACTCGCGCACTAGTTCGCCACCTCAGAACATTCGGCGCCATGCGCGGTGTCATTGCGAACATCACCGACGAAGATCGAGACCTGATCGCTCGCGCCCGCGCACATCCTTCCATGGCTGGAGTCGATCTTGCTTCCACAGTCACGCTTGGCCGACGGTACCAATGGGACAGTCAGGAGCTTCTGCTCAATGGTCACTGGCATCAGCAAGATCTCTTTTCAAATTCGATTCAATCATCGCTGCATGTGGTCGTCTATGACTATGGCGTTAAGTATAACATCCTTCGCTGTTTAACCCGGCTCGGCTGCAAAGTAACAGTCGTTCCAGCCTCCACTTCGGCAAACGACATATTGGACATTAAACCGGATGGCCTCCTGCTTTCGAATGGACCCGGCGACCCTGATCCATTGACCTATGCGACAGATAATATCAAAGCGATGCTTGGCCGACTGCCGATAGCCGGTATCTGTCTCGGGCATCAGCTGTTGGCTTTGGCCGCCGGTGGGAAAACGTACAAGCTAAAATTCGGACACCGCGGAAGCAATCATCCGGTGATCGACCATCGCACCGGCAAAGTCCAGATCACTGCCCATAACCACGGCTTTTCCGTTGATGCCGACTCGCTCCGGGATCGCACAGTTGATATCACGCACATCAATCTGAATGACCTGACAGTCGAAGGATTGTCTCTGCGAGATGTCCCGGCCATCGCCGTGCAATATCATCCCGAAGCCTCACCCGGACCGCACGACGCGTTTCCCTTCTTTGACAGTTTCATCGCACTCATGAAGCAATGGCAGGAGCCTCACAGCCATGCCTAA
- a CDS encoding DEAD/DEAH box helicase, whose amino-acid sequence MTTPTPTGFHGLGIAPGLQHAIAKLKFTEPTPIQRKSIPIALEGKDLIAVAQTGTGKTLGFGIPMIQRLAQLKGRGLILVPTRELAIQVDESLMAVGRSVGLRTAVLIGGVSEVTQKKALEKQPRIIVATPGRLVDLMEQRIVNLSNIEILVLDEADRMLDMGFAPQLNKIIRMVPKVRQTMLFSATMPREIVSLAQQHMKIPIQIEIAPTGSTADNVEQEVFFIEKAAKRYLLEELLKQYQGSVLVFSRTKHGAKKLTRDIRGAGFSAAEIHANRSLAQRREALDGFKSGKYRVLIATDIAARGIDVIGIELVVNFDLPTNTQDYVHRIGRTARAGRAGRAISFATFDQREDVREIERLIRSALAVKQVPALPFDRAPRTQVKYESEVRTKPKSEGPAFGRAPRRPTDREKRRKLR is encoded by the coding sequence GTGACCACACCTACGCCAACTGGCTTCCATGGGCTGGGTATCGCCCCTGGTCTGCAACATGCTATCGCAAAACTGAAATTCACCGAACCAACCCCCATCCAACGCAAGTCGATCCCGATCGCCCTTGAGGGGAAAGATCTGATCGCCGTCGCCCAGACGGGAACCGGCAAAACGCTGGGATTCGGCATTCCGATGATCCAGCGGCTCGCTCAGCTAAAAGGCCGCGGCCTCATCCTCGTCCCGACACGCGAATTGGCGATCCAGGTGGATGAATCTCTGATGGCGGTTGGACGCTCCGTTGGTCTTCGCACGGCCGTGTTGATCGGCGGCGTTTCGGAAGTCACCCAGAAAAAAGCGCTCGAAAAACAGCCTCGCATAATTGTCGCCACACCTGGTCGACTGGTTGACCTGATGGAACAGCGAATCGTCAATCTGTCCAATATCGAGATACTCGTACTCGATGAGGCCGACCGGATGCTGGATATGGGCTTTGCCCCGCAACTTAACAAGATCATCCGCATGGTTCCCAAAGTGCGCCAGACCATGCTTTTCTCCGCGACCATGCCGCGCGAGATCGTTTCATTAGCGCAGCAACATATGAAGATCCCGATCCAGATCGAGATCGCCCCGACCGGATCGACTGCGGACAATGTCGAACAGGAAGTCTTCTTCATCGAGAAGGCCGCCAAAAGATATCTCCTTGAAGAACTGCTCAAGCAGTATCAGGGCTCGGTGCTGGTCTTCTCGCGAACTAAGCATGGCGCGAAGAAACTGACTCGCGACATTCGCGGTGCCGGCTTCTCGGCCGCTGAGATACACGCCAATCGTTCACTGGCACAACGACGCGAGGCGCTCGATGGATTCAAGTCCGGCAAGTATCGTGTCCTGATCGCGACGGATATCGCCGCTCGCGGGATCGATGTGATTGGAATTGAACTGGTCGTCAATTTTGATCTGCCGACCAACACTCAGGACTATGTCCACCGCATCGGACGGACAGCTCGCGCCGGACGAGCCGGGAGAGCTATCTCATTCGCCACTTTCGATCAGCGTGAAGATGTTCGGGAGATCGAACGATTGATCCGCTCTGCTTTGGCGGTCAAACAGGTGCCGGCACTTCCATTTGATCGCGCTCCCCGGACGCAGGTCAAATATGAGTCGGAAGTAAGAACCAAGCCGAAGTCTGAGGGTCCGGCCTTTGGCCGCGCGCCGCGTCGCCCCACCGACCGTGAAAAACGGAGAAAGCTGCGCTAG
- the carB gene encoding carbamoyl-phosphate synthase large subunit — MPKRTDLHKILVIGSGPIVIGQACEFDYSGTQAIKALRSEGIEVMLVNSNPATIMTDPELADRTYIEPLTVPFLEKIIQRDRPDAILPSVGGQTALNLALALHKAGILEKYNVQLIGASAEAIRLAEDRELFKQAMIEIGLDVPRSSLVSNHAQAKSFAKQNGFPIIVRPSFTLGGSGGGIAYNLEELDSIVTRGFALSPVGQVLVEESLLGWKEYELEVMRDCRDNFVVICSIENFDSMGVHTGDSLTVAPAQTLTDKEFQRMRDAAAAILRRVAVETGGSNVQFGVNPRTGRLVVIEMNPRVSRSSALASKATGFPIAKIAAKLAIGYTLDEIPNDITRKTPAAFEPAIDYVVTKIPKFAFEKFPGADASLGIQMKSVGEVMAIGRTFKESLFKALRSLEAIKPFRPGAMTREQFTAALATPNENRLHYIVHALDVGWSVDEVNRLTQIDPWFLDHVAQFAELQRQIRGRSLDSIENTELSLAKKFGFSDRRIAYLTNCDEDQVRQRRHDINLRPVFKRVDTCAGEFESFTPYLYSTYETEDESEPTARKKVMILGSGPNRIGQGIEFDYCCCHASFALREAGIESIMVNCNPETVSTDYDTSDRLYFEPLTLEDVLEIYDKERPDGVIVQFGGQTPLRLTMPLANAGIPILGTPPDSIDLAEDRERFAEFLNRFKIRHPDHAIARTMAEGDAAAQKLGFPLLVRPSYVLGGRGMAIIYGMAQFHAYLASAFDAAPGQPILIDKFLEDAYEFDVDALSDGKQCIIAGIMQHIEEAGVHSGDSTSVLPAYINDAARMEEIRQVTRQLARELKVVGLMNIQYAVAEGELYVLEVNPRASRTVPFVAKSTGVPLAKIATRLMLGQTLAEIGLTRDLEVDRFFVKSPVFPFIKFPGVDPKLSPEMRSTGEVLGIGDNFGTAFYKAQLAAGIKLPHDGKLLISVNDRDKKGIVAIARRFASLGFSIVATGGTAGFLRDMGVAAESVLKVSEGRPNCVDIIKSGDIGLVINTPLGATSAQDGWSIRTAAIQNGIPCITTLSGATASVEAIAAFQEAKISVASLQEIHTAATAEIGK, encoded by the coding sequence ATGCCTAAACGTACCGATTTGCACAAGATCCTCGTGATCGGATCCGGCCCGATCGTGATCGGACAGGCATGTGAGTTTGATTATTCCGGCACACAGGCTATCAAGGCGCTTCGCTCCGAAGGGATCGAAGTTATGCTGGTCAATTCCAACCCGGCCACCATTATGACCGACCCAGAGCTGGCCGACCGCACCTATATCGAACCGCTGACCGTTCCCTTCCTCGAAAAGATCATTCAGCGTGACCGTCCGGACGCCATTCTCCCAAGTGTGGGTGGCCAAACGGCGCTCAACCTCGCTCTTGCCCTGCATAAAGCCGGCATACTCGAGAAGTACAACGTCCAGTTGATCGGTGCATCTGCCGAGGCTATTCGCCTCGCCGAAGATAGAGAGCTCTTCAAGCAAGCGATGATCGAGATCGGTCTGGATGTCCCTCGTTCGTCGCTCGTCTCAAACCATGCACAGGCGAAAAGCTTCGCTAAACAGAACGGCTTTCCGATCATTGTCAGACCGAGTTTCACGCTTGGCGGGTCCGGCGGCGGCATTGCTTACAATCTGGAAGAACTCGATTCGATCGTCACTCGTGGCTTCGCCCTCTCTCCAGTCGGACAAGTGCTGGTCGAGGAATCACTGCTTGGCTGGAAAGAATACGAACTTGAAGTTATGCGCGACTGCCGCGATAACTTTGTGGTTATCTGCTCGATCGAGAACTTCGATTCAATGGGTGTCCATACCGGTGACTCTCTTACCGTGGCTCCCGCACAGACACTGACCGATAAGGAGTTTCAGCGGATGCGCGATGCCGCCGCCGCTATCCTCCGTCGTGTCGCCGTGGAAACCGGTGGTTCCAATGTTCAGTTTGGCGTCAATCCCCGCACGGGCCGACTGGTCGTGATCGAAATGAACCCCCGTGTTTCACGCTCCTCTGCACTCGCCTCCAAGGCGACCGGTTTTCCGATCGCCAAGATCGCCGCTAAACTGGCGATCGGTTATACCCTTGATGAGATCCCTAATGATATCACGCGCAAAACTCCTGCCGCGTTCGAACCGGCGATTGATTATGTAGTCACTAAGATTCCGAAATTTGCTTTCGAAAAATTCCCCGGCGCCGATGCATCACTTGGCATCCAGATGAAGTCTGTTGGCGAAGTGATGGCGATTGGCCGAACCTTCAAGGAGTCGCTCTTTAAGGCGCTTCGCTCGCTCGAGGCTATCAAGCCGTTTCGCCCCGGCGCAATGACGCGCGAGCAGTTCACCGCCGCCCTCGCCACCCCCAATGAAAACCGGCTACATTATATAGTACACGCGCTCGATGTCGGCTGGTCGGTTGACGAGGTCAACCGCCTCACGCAGATTGACCCCTGGTTTCTCGACCATGTCGCCCAGTTCGCGGAACTTCAGCGGCAGATCCGGGGTCGAAGCCTTGACTCGATTGAAAATACCGAGCTGAGTCTCGCCAAGAAATTCGGCTTCTCTGACCGCCGTATCGCCTATCTCACCAATTGCGACGAGGATCAGGTCCGTCAGCGACGCCACGATATCAATCTCCGCCCAGTCTTTAAACGAGTGGATACCTGCGCCGGTGAATTTGAGTCATTCACTCCGTATCTTTATTCAACCTATGAAACCGAGGATGAGTCTGAACCGACTGCCCGCAAGAAAGTAATGATCCTCGGTAGCGGCCCCAATCGTATCGGGCAGGGGATCGAATTCGACTACTGCTGTTGTCATGCATCATTTGCGCTCCGCGAAGCCGGTATCGAAAGCATCATGGTCAACTGCAACCCGGAAACGGTTTCGACCGATTACGACACAAGTGACCGGCTCTATTTCGAGCCGCTCACTCTCGAAGATGTACTTGAGATATATGACAAAGAGCGCCCCGATGGCGTGATCGTTCAATTCGGCGGACAGACACCGCTTCGACTCACGATGCCGCTTGCCAACGCCGGCATTCCGATACTCGGCACGCCGCCGGATTCAATCGATCTCGCCGAAGATCGTGAGCGATTTGCGGAATTCCTGAATAGGTTTAAGATCCGTCACCCGGATCATGCGATCGCGCGCACGATGGCCGAAGGTGATGCCGCCGCTCAAAAGCTCGGCTTCCCGCTTCTGGTCAGGCCGTCCTATGTCCTCGGCGGGCGTGGAATGGCGATCATCTATGGCATGGCGCAATTCCATGCCTATCTCGCCTCTGCCTTTGATGCCGCCCCCGGCCAGCCGATCCTGATCGACAAATTCCTGGAGGATGCCTACGAGTTTGATGTCGATGCTCTTTCCGATGGTAAGCAGTGCATTATCGCCGGGATCATGCAACATATCGAAGAGGCCGGCGTGCATAGCGGCGACTCAACCTCTGTTCTCCCTGCTTACATTAATGATGCCGCTCGCATGGAAGAGATTCGTCAGGTGACCCGTCAACTGGCTCGTGAACTCAAAGTGGTCGGCCTGATGAATATCCAGTACGCTGTCGCTGAGGGAGAACTGTATGTGCTGGAGGTTAACCCACGGGCCTCTCGCACTGTCCCGTTTGTCGCCAAGTCGACTGGTGTGCCGCTGGCCAAGATCGCTACTCGTCTGATGCTTGGACAGACACTCGCTGAGATCGGATTGACGCGTGACCTTGAAGTTGACCGCTTTTTCGTCAAATCGCCGGTCTTTCCATTTATCAAATTTCCCGGCGTCGATCCAAAGCTTTCCCCCGAGATGCGCTCAACCGGCGAGGTCCTGGGCATCGGCGACAATTTCGGCACCGCCTTCTACAAAGCACAACTTGCTGCCGGAATCAAACTACCGCATGACGGCAAACTGCTGATCAGCGTCAATGATCGGGACAAAAAGGGGATAGTCGCAATTGCCCGACGATTCGCCTCGCTCGGCTTTTCGATCGTCGCAACCGGTGGAACCGCCGGTTTCCTCCGCGATATGGGGGTAGCGGCAGAGTCCGTCCTCAAGGTCAGCGAAGGTCGACCTAACTGCGTTGATATCATCAAGTCCGGCGATATCGGACTCGTCATAAACACCCCACTGGGAGCAACTTCCGCCCAGGATGGCTGGTCGATCCGGACCGCTGCTATACAGAACGGCATCCCCTGCATCACCACCCTCTCCGGTGCCACCGCCTCGGTCGAGGCAATTGCCGCTTTCCAGGAGGCAAAAATTTCCGTAGCTTCCCTCCAGGAAATACATACGGCCGCGACCGCCGAAATCGGCAAATGA
- a CDS encoding DUF4266 domain-containing protein, which translates to MRLNTRAMMCAALVLTGSLLIGGCATSGQICTKPPVAAEELQLDKQLSKEIIDDHIYFSKEASSGGRSFGGGGCGCN; encoded by the coding sequence ATGAGACTGAATACGCGCGCAATGATGTGTGCTGCTTTGGTACTGACGGGATCTCTGCTGATTGGCGGTTGTGCCACCAGTGGACAGATCTGCACCAAGCCTCCGGTCGCCGCCGAAGAGTTGCAACTCGATAAGCAGCTCAGCAAAGAGATCATCGACGACCACATTTACTTCTCGAAAGAAGCCTCCAGTGGTGGTCGGTCGTTTGGCGGAGGCGGATGTGGGTGTAACTGA
- a CDS encoding ATP-binding protein: protein MKMTCVLRKEAGSVDDLFGFVGDFARQGALDEQTAFALTVAAEELFTNLVKYSTKSHQPVRITLEQTEEWIELEMTDFDAELFDITTVSLPDLDVPIEKRRHGGMGLHLVRKFADQLGYRHESGNSIITFRKRYPVSS from the coding sequence ATGAAAATGACCTGTGTGCTGCGCAAAGAGGCGGGGTCGGTCGATGACCTGTTTGGATTTGTCGGCGATTTCGCCCGGCAAGGGGCACTCGACGAACAGACCGCGTTTGCACTGACTGTGGCCGCCGAAGAACTTTTCACCAACCTTGTGAAGTACAGCACAAAGAGTCATCAGCCGGTTCGGATCACTCTGGAGCAAACCGAGGAGTGGATTGAACTTGAGATGACCGACTTCGATGCAGAGCTGTTTGATATCACTACTGTCTCACTTCCGGATCTGGATGTTCCGATAGAAAAACGCCGCCACGGTGGAATGGGGCTCCACCTGGTCAGAAAGTTCGCCGATCAGCTGGGTTACCGGCATGAATCGGGGAACAGCATTATCACCTTCCGCAAACGATATCCCGTATCCAGCTAA